From Pyxicephalus adspersus chromosome 7, UCB_Pads_2.0, whole genome shotgun sequence, a single genomic window includes:
- the RHBDL1 gene encoding rhomboid-related protein 1 (The sequence of the model RefSeq protein was modified relative to this genomic sequence to represent the inferred CDS: added 39 bases not found in genome assembly) — MDRSSLLRLIQGQLDPDNTGFVCAETFTTLVNNHELPLDPAKLEMLFALSQGNEEGQICYPQLVDLISSKRSSSFRRAISSGQRALPRDVLLDQDGLGVYKRFVRYVAYEILPGEMERRWYFYQHRPCPPPIFMAAVTLTQIIVFLCYGIKLNKWVLQTYHPEYMKSPLVYHPGHRARAWRFLTYMFMHVGLEQLGFNTLLQLMIGVPLEMVHGVLRISFLYLAGVLAGSLAVSVTDMRAPLVGGSGGVYALCSAHLANVVMNWAGMRCPYKVLRMVLALVCMSSEVGRAVWLRFSPPLPAAGPQPSFMAHLAGAAVGVSMGLTILRSYEENLQDQCGWWVILLCYATFLAFAIFWNVFAYDLLGVQIPHPP; from the exons CTCGACCCAGACAACACCGGATTTGTATGTGCAGAGACTTTCACCACCCTGGTGAACAACCATGAGCTGCCCCTGGACCCTGCCAAACTGGAGATGTTATTTGCCCTCTCCCAGGGCAACGAAGAGGGGCAGATCTGCTACCCCCAGCTGGTGGACCTG ATAAGCAGCAAGAGGTCCAGCAGCTTCCGAAGAGCCATCAGCAGCGGTCAGCGCGCTCTCCCCCGTGATGTTCTGCTCGATCAGGATGGGCTTGGTGTCTACAAGAGGTTTGTCCGCTACGTGGCCTATGAGATTCTGCCCGGGGAGATGGAGAGACGCTGGTACTTCTACCAACATCGGCCGTGCCCACCACCCATCTTCATGGCAGCCGTAACCCTGACCCAG ATCATAGTATTCCTGTGTTATGGGATCAAGCTGAACAAGTGGGTTTTACAGACGTATCACCCCGAGTACATGAAGAGTCCGCTGGTCTACCACCCCGGGCATCGGGCCAGAGCTTGGCGCTTCCTCACCTATATGTTCATGCATGTTGG GTTGGAGCAGCTGGGATTTAACACCCTTCTCCAATTGATGATCGGAGTTCCTCTAGAAATGGTGCACGGGGTCTTGCGGATCAGTTTCCTGTATTTGGCCGGGGTGTTGGCAG GATCCCTTGCTGTATCAGTCACTGACATGAGAGCTCCTTTGGTCGGAGGCTCCGGCGGGGTGTACGCCCTCTGTTCTGCCCACCTTGCTAATGTTGTGATG AACTGGGCTGGAATGCGTTGTCCCTATAAGGTCCTTCGAATGGTTCTTGCACTGGTCTGTa TGAGCTCAGAGGTGGGCCGGGCAGTTTGGCTCCGTTTTTCCCCACCATTACCAGCTGCTGGTCCCCAGCCCAGCTTCATGGCTCATTTGGCGGGCGCTGCCGTTGGTGTCAGTATGGGATTGACCATCCTTCGCAGCTACGAAGAGAACCTTCAGGACCAGTGTGGCTGGTGGGTCATCCTGCTGTGCTACGCTACTTTTCTAGCCTTCGCCATCTTTTGGAATGTGTTTGCTTACGACCTGCTTGGCGTTCAGATACCGCATCCCCCTTGA